From Juglans regia cultivar Chandler chromosome 6, Walnut 2.0, whole genome shotgun sequence, the proteins below share one genomic window:
- the LOC109008779 gene encoding solute carrier family 25 member 44-like, which produces MSLGAAEDDSASEIHIPSDIDWHMLDKSRFFFLGAALFSGVSTALYPIVVLKTRQQVSPIPISCVKMSFGIMRYEGLRGFYRGFGTSLMGTIPARALYMAALEVTKSNVGTVTVRLGFSDTTATAIANAAAGLSSAMAAQLVWTPIDVVSQRLMVQGCENSGKNIAPHINSSRYSNGIDAFRKILIADGPRGLYRGFGISILMYAPSNAVWWASYSVTQRLIWGGFGCYMSKKDECSFRPDSKATVAVQGLCAAMASGISAVITMPLDTIKTRLQVLDGEEKRPLTIVQTVRSLVKDAGFRACYRGLGPRWASMSMSATTMITTYEFLKRMSTKRQDSFPA; this is translated from the coding sequence ATGAGCTTGGGAGCAGCCGAGGATGATTCGGCTTCAGAGATCCATATCCCATCTGATATAGATTGGCATATGCTCGACAAATCCAGGTTCTTCTTTCTCGGTGCCGCTTTGTTTTCGGGTGTATCGACAGCTCTTTATCCCATCGTCGTTTTGAAGACCCGTCAACAGGTTTCTCCTATTCCAATTTCTTGTGTCAAAATGTCCTTTGGCATCATGCGTTACGAGGGTTTGAGGGGGTTTTATAGGGGTTTTGGTACATCTTTGATGGGTACGATCCCGGCTCGAGCGCTTTACATGGCGGCGCTTGAGGTCACCAAGAGTAATGTTGGGACTGTCACTGTGAGATTAGGTTTTTCAGATACTACGGCCACGGCTATAGCTAACGCTGCTGCTGGCTTGAGCTCTGCCATGGCTGCCCAATTGGTTTGGACTCCTATTGATGTTGTGAGCCAAAGACTAATGGTTCAGGGTTGCGAAAATAGCGGCAAGAATATCGCTCCCCATATAAATTCTAGCAGGTACAGCAATGGGATTGATGCGTTTAGGAAGATTCTTATTGCAGATGGTCCAAGAGGACTGTATAGGGGATTTGGGATTTCCATATTAATGTATGCGCCATCGAATGCAGTTTGGTGGGCTTCTTACTCTGTTACACAGAGGCTTATTTGGGGTGGTTTTGGTTGCTACATGAGTAAAAAGGATGAGTGCAGTTTTAGGCCAGATTCGAAAGCAACGGTGGCAGTGCAGGGATTGTGTGCTGCTATGGCGAGTGGAATTTCGGCTGTAATCACTATGCCACTCGACACGATTAAGACAAGATTGCAGGTTTTGGACGGAGAAGAAAAAAGGCCACTGACGATTGTGCAGACAGTTAGAAGCTTGGTGAAGGATGCTGGATTTAGGGCTTGTTATAGAGGGTTGGGTCCAAGGTGGGCTTCAATGTCCATGTCTGCCACAACCATGATCACTACCTATGAATTCTTGAAACGTATGTCTACCAAGCGGCAAGACAGCTTTCCTGCATGA